The proteins below are encoded in one region of Danio rerio strain Tuebingen ecotype United States chromosome 12, GRCz12tu, whole genome shotgun sequence:
- the LOC137490436 gene encoding uncharacterized protein isoform X2 has translation MPLHHRKECSSEFPQSDKRTSTVNSDLMTLATCFASQMANNMSAALFTRLNLIKPVFVNDNHQSDTMASPTPPTMMRSPTENPEKGRKGNKASAFFKRAWKAAKRPFLCCDRKRVVPFEPQSDINDFEHLPVPGPSRTVTAHADLEPVWQPGQVCEDPQPLSVPGPSSIKQTADVPNADPACPESSTALTGHVDTELVCLPVQVCDRLESLAVPGPSRIKSTTVADHVDPEQMRPPVQICDDPQPLSVPGPSRIKQTADPARPESSTALTGHVDTELVCLPGQIWEDPQPINVHGLTNIKKMTDADLACPESPPSVQDPSKIDGTDEKPEKRRKRKRVSAFFKRVWKAATRPFLCCDTDIVQHLTPEPEPESKPEPEPESEPKPEPEPEPEPKSAPEYEPKLRPESEPELEYEADVEAVPVEIMPEIAEPTDPESVCLPGPAPEEPKEASGPPRRFDLSHFEVENLIGQGAFGQVFVASHKLRKSEKVALKFINKRKQAHYLKTDGHSTPVLAEVAMMLKLMNAPQCPNIIELYDWVENEKNFILSLEYAESCQTLYEYITDIFEIEENRARRLMHQFIQAVMFCAERGVFHGDIHTENILVTKPRSELKLIDFGCAQPITHKPFNSNQYRGVGFYTPPEVFRRRTFHAYPAYVWTIGLVLYEIMHGRMAFYDRQSIMFGSIRMESRLSTACQDLISQCLVRDPVKRLKLHQVEKHQWFNPTTPDPMELLDKRRKN, from the exons ATGCCGTTACATCATAGAAAAGAATGCAGTTCAGAATTTCCTCAGAGTGACAAACGAACTAGTAcagtgaacagtgatttaatgactTTAGCGACTTGTTTTGCATCTCAAATGGCAAATAACATGTCAGCTGCATTATTTACTCGACTTAATTTGATTAAGCCTGTATTTGTCAACGATAATCATCAGAGTGACACGATGGCTTCTCCTACACCTCCTACCATGATGAGAAGCCCAACAG AAAACCCAGAGAAAGGGAGGAAAGGGAATAAAGCctctgctttctttaagagagCATGGAAGGCTGCAAAGCGCCCTTTCCTTTGCTGTGACCGGAAAAGAGTGGTTCCCTTTGAACCACAGTCGGATATCAACGATTTCGAGCATCTGCCTGTTCCAGGTCCCTCCAGGACAGTCACAGCACATGCAGACCTTGAGCCTGTGTGGCAGCCAGGCCAGGTCTGTGAAGATCCtcagccgttgagtgttccgggcccctcCAGCATCAAGCAAACAGCAGATGTGCCGAATGCAGATCCGGCCTGTCCTGAGTCCTCAACGGCCCTCACAGGTCATGTTGACACTGAGCTGGTGTGTCTGCCAGTCCAGGTCTGCGACCGTCTGGAGTCGTTGGCTGTTCCAGGACCATCCAGGATCAAGTCAACGACCGTCGCAGATCATGTTGATCCTGAGCAGATGCGTCCGCCAGTTCAGATCTGTGATGATCCTCAGCCGTTAAGTGTTCCGGGCCCCTCCAGGATCAAGCAAACAGCAGATCCGGCCCGTCCTGAGTCCTCAACGGCCCTCACGGGTCATGTTGACACTGAGCTGGTGTGTCTGCCAGGCCAGATCTGGGAAGATCCTCAGCCAATCAATGTCCATGGCCTCACCAATATTAAGAAAATGACGGATGCAGATTTGGCTTGTCCTGAGTCGCCTCCGTCTGTTCAAGACCCCTCTAAAATTGATGGGACTGATG aaaaaccCGAGAAGAGAAGGAAAAGGAAAAGAGTctctgctttctttaagagagTATGGAAGGCTGCAACGCGCCCTTTCCTGTGCTGTGACACAGATATAGTCCAGCATCTTACACCAGAGCCAGAGCCAGAGTCAAAGCCCGAGCCTGAGCCAGAGTCAGAGCCCAAGCCCGAGCCCGAGCCCGAGCCCGAGCCTAAGTCAGCGCCAGAGTATGAGCCCAAGCTCAGGCCAGAGTCCGAGCCAGAGCTGGAGTATGAAGCAGACGTTGAGGCAGTGCCTGTTGAAATTATGCCTGAAATTGCTGAACCCACTGACCCTGAGTCAGTATGTCTGCCAGGCCCGGCTCCTGAGGAGCCTAAAGAGGCTTCTGGGCCCCCTCGTA gattTGATCTGTCTCATTTTGAAGTAGAAAACTTGATTGGACAAGGAGCTTTTGGCCAGGTGTTTGTGGCATCTCACAAACTTCGTAAAAGTGAAAAG GTTGCCCTGAAGTTTATCAACAAGCGTAAACAGGCCCACTATCTCAAGACT GATGGTCATTCCACACCTGTGCTTGCGGAAGTGGCAATGATGCTTAAGTTGATGAATGCTCCACAATGTCCAAACATCATCGAACTATACGACTGGGTTGAGAATGAAAAGAACTTCATTCTCAGTCTGGAGTACGCAGAGTCATGCCAGACCTTGTATGAGTACATCACAGATATATTTGAGATTGAAGAAAACCGAGCACGCCGGTTAATGCATCAGTTCATCCAAGCTGTAATGTTCTGCGCTGAGCGTGGAGTTTTCCATGGCGATATACACACAGAGAACATCCTGGTGACTAAACCCCGATCAGAGCTCAAATTGATCGACTTTGGTTGTGCTCAGCCAATTACCCACAAGCCTTTCAATAGCAATCAATATCGAG GAGTTGGATTTTACACGCCACCTGAGGTTTTTAGGCGTCGCACATTCCATGCTTACCCGGCATACGTCTGGACGATAGGCCTCGTGCTGTATGAAATAATGCATGGACGAATGGCTTTTTATGACAGACAATCAATAATGTTTGGCTCCATTAGGATGGAATCCAGGTTATCTACAG CATGCCAGGACCTGATTTCCCAGTGTTTAGTCCGTGATCCAGTTAAACGGCTAAAGTTACATCAGGTAGAAAAGCACCAATGGTTCAATCCAACGACCCCAGATCCTATGGAGCTGCTAGACAAGAGGAG aaaaaacTAA
- the LOC137490436 gene encoding uncharacterized protein isoform X3, whose protein sequence is MLFLEENPEKGRKGNKASAFFKRAWKAAKRPFLCCDRKRVVPFEPQSDINDFEHLPVPGPSRTVTAHADLEPVWQPGQVCEDPQPLSVPGPSSIKQTADVPNADPACPESSTALTGHVDTELVCLPVQVCDRLESLAVPGPSRIKSTTVADHVDPEQMRPPVQICDDPQPLSVPGPSRIKQTADPARPESSTALTGHVDTELVCLPGQIWEDPQPINVHGLTNIKKMTDADLACPESPPSVQDPSKIDGTDEKPEKRRKRKRVSAFFKRVWKAATRPFLCCDTDIVQHLTPEPEPESKPEPEPESEPKPEPEPEPEPKSAPEYEPKLRPESEPELEYEADVEAVPVEIMPEIAEPTDPESVCLPGPAPEEPKEASGPPRRFDLSHFEVENLIGQGAFGQVFVASHKLRKSEKVALKFINKRKQAHYLKTDGHSTPVLAEVAMMLKLMNAPQCPNIIELYDWVENEKNFILSLEYAESCQTLYEYITDIFEIEENRARRLMHQFIQAVMFCAERGVFHGDIHTENILVTKPRSELKLIDFGCAQPITHKPFNSNQYRGVGFYTPPEVFRRRTFHAYPAYVWTIGLVLYEIMHGRMAFYDRQSIMFGSIRMESRLSTACQDLISQCLVRDPVKRLKLHQVEKHQWFNPTTPDPMELLDKRRKN, encoded by the exons ATGCTGTTCCTTgaag AAAACCCAGAGAAAGGGAGGAAAGGGAATAAAGCctctgctttctttaagagagCATGGAAGGCTGCAAAGCGCCCTTTCCTTTGCTGTGACCGGAAAAGAGTGGTTCCCTTTGAACCACAGTCGGATATCAACGATTTCGAGCATCTGCCTGTTCCAGGTCCCTCCAGGACAGTCACAGCACATGCAGACCTTGAGCCTGTGTGGCAGCCAGGCCAGGTCTGTGAAGATCCtcagccgttgagtgttccgggcccctcCAGCATCAAGCAAACAGCAGATGTGCCGAATGCAGATCCGGCCTGTCCTGAGTCCTCAACGGCCCTCACAGGTCATGTTGACACTGAGCTGGTGTGTCTGCCAGTCCAGGTCTGCGACCGTCTGGAGTCGTTGGCTGTTCCAGGACCATCCAGGATCAAGTCAACGACCGTCGCAGATCATGTTGATCCTGAGCAGATGCGTCCGCCAGTTCAGATCTGTGATGATCCTCAGCCGTTAAGTGTTCCGGGCCCCTCCAGGATCAAGCAAACAGCAGATCCGGCCCGTCCTGAGTCCTCAACGGCCCTCACGGGTCATGTTGACACTGAGCTGGTGTGTCTGCCAGGCCAGATCTGGGAAGATCCTCAGCCAATCAATGTCCATGGCCTCACCAATATTAAGAAAATGACGGATGCAGATTTGGCTTGTCCTGAGTCGCCTCCGTCTGTTCAAGACCCCTCTAAAATTGATGGGACTGATG aaaaaccCGAGAAGAGAAGGAAAAGGAAAAGAGTctctgctttctttaagagagTATGGAAGGCTGCAACGCGCCCTTTCCTGTGCTGTGACACAGATATAGTCCAGCATCTTACACCAGAGCCAGAGCCAGAGTCAAAGCCCGAGCCTGAGCCAGAGTCAGAGCCCAAGCCCGAGCCCGAGCCCGAGCCCGAGCCTAAGTCAGCGCCAGAGTATGAGCCCAAGCTCAGGCCAGAGTCCGAGCCAGAGCTGGAGTATGAAGCAGACGTTGAGGCAGTGCCTGTTGAAATTATGCCTGAAATTGCTGAACCCACTGACCCTGAGTCAGTATGTCTGCCAGGCCCGGCTCCTGAGGAGCCTAAAGAGGCTTCTGGGCCCCCTCGTA gattTGATCTGTCTCATTTTGAAGTAGAAAACTTGATTGGACAAGGAGCTTTTGGCCAGGTGTTTGTGGCATCTCACAAACTTCGTAAAAGTGAAAAG GTTGCCCTGAAGTTTATCAACAAGCGTAAACAGGCCCACTATCTCAAGACT GATGGTCATTCCACACCTGTGCTTGCGGAAGTGGCAATGATGCTTAAGTTGATGAATGCTCCACAATGTCCAAACATCATCGAACTATACGACTGGGTTGAGAATGAAAAGAACTTCATTCTCAGTCTGGAGTACGCAGAGTCATGCCAGACCTTGTATGAGTACATCACAGATATATTTGAGATTGAAGAAAACCGAGCACGCCGGTTAATGCATCAGTTCATCCAAGCTGTAATGTTCTGCGCTGAGCGTGGAGTTTTCCATGGCGATATACACACAGAGAACATCCTGGTGACTAAACCCCGATCAGAGCTCAAATTGATCGACTTTGGTTGTGCTCAGCCAATTACCCACAAGCCTTTCAATAGCAATCAATATCGAG GAGTTGGATTTTACACGCCACCTGAGGTTTTTAGGCGTCGCACATTCCATGCTTACCCGGCATACGTCTGGACGATAGGCCTCGTGCTGTATGAAATAATGCATGGACGAATGGCTTTTTATGACAGACAATCAATAATGTTTGGCTCCATTAGGATGGAATCCAGGTTATCTACAG CATGCCAGGACCTGATTTCCCAGTGTTTAGTCCGTGATCCAGTTAAACGGCTAAAGTTACATCAGGTAGAAAAGCACCAATGGTTCAATCCAACGACCCCAGATCCTATGGAGCTGCTAGACAAGAGGAG aaaaaacTAA
- the LOC137490436 gene encoding uncharacterized protein isoform X1 — MAKPISRVEGIKNIPRAQTSVRLDLQECCCSCLTTTVFSKDVLLTRGALRSIEWKKLCPCVFWKLELRASRTYRWSKSVSAWTDIHCSSSTPHQSLLLYGCLTTMLFLEENPEKGRKGNKASAFFKRAWKAAKRPFLCCDRKRVVPFEPQSDINDFEHLPVPGPSRTVTAHADLEPVWQPGQVCEDPQPLSVPGPSSIKQTADVPNADPACPESSTALTGHVDTELVCLPVQVCDRLESLAVPGPSRIKSTTVADHVDPEQMRPPVQICDDPQPLSVPGPSRIKQTADPARPESSTALTGHVDTELVCLPGQIWEDPQPINVHGLTNIKKMTDADLACPESPPSVQDPSKIDGTDEKPEKRRKRKRVSAFFKRVWKAATRPFLCCDTDIVQHLTPEPEPESKPEPEPESEPKPEPEPEPEPKSAPEYEPKLRPESEPELEYEADVEAVPVEIMPEIAEPTDPESVCLPGPAPEEPKEASGPPRRFDLSHFEVENLIGQGAFGQVFVASHKLRKSEKVALKFINKRKQAHYLKTDGHSTPVLAEVAMMLKLMNAPQCPNIIELYDWVENEKNFILSLEYAESCQTLYEYITDIFEIEENRARRLMHQFIQAVMFCAERGVFHGDIHTENILVTKPRSELKLIDFGCAQPITHKPFNSNQYRGVGFYTPPEVFRRRTFHAYPAYVWTIGLVLYEIMHGRMAFYDRQSIMFGSIRMESRLSTACQDLISQCLVRDPVKRLKLHQVEKHQWFNPTTPDPMELLDKRRKN; from the exons ATGGCTAAGCCCATAT CTCGAGTTGAGGGCATCAAGAACATACCGAGGGCCCAAACCAGTGTCCGATTGGACTTACAAGAATGCTGTTGTAGTTGCCTGACTACtactgtgttctctaaag ATGTACTCCTAACCAGAGGTGCACTACGCAGCATTGAATGGAAAAAGCTTTGCCCATGT gttttctggaagctTGAGTTGAGGGCATCAAGAACATACCGATGGTCCAAATCAGTGTCAGCCTGGACAGACATCCATTGCAGTTCTTCTACACCACACCAATCTCTACTTTTGTATGGCTGCCTGACTACTATGCTGTTCCTTgaag AAAACCCAGAGAAAGGGAGGAAAGGGAATAAAGCctctgctttctttaagagagCATGGAAGGCTGCAAAGCGCCCTTTCCTTTGCTGTGACCGGAAAAGAGTGGTTCCCTTTGAACCACAGTCGGATATCAACGATTTCGAGCATCTGCCTGTTCCAGGTCCCTCCAGGACAGTCACAGCACATGCAGACCTTGAGCCTGTGTGGCAGCCAGGCCAGGTCTGTGAAGATCCtcagccgttgagtgttccgggcccctcCAGCATCAAGCAAACAGCAGATGTGCCGAATGCAGATCCGGCCTGTCCTGAGTCCTCAACGGCCCTCACAGGTCATGTTGACACTGAGCTGGTGTGTCTGCCAGTCCAGGTCTGCGACCGTCTGGAGTCGTTGGCTGTTCCAGGACCATCCAGGATCAAGTCAACGACCGTCGCAGATCATGTTGATCCTGAGCAGATGCGTCCGCCAGTTCAGATCTGTGATGATCCTCAGCCGTTAAGTGTTCCGGGCCCCTCCAGGATCAAGCAAACAGCAGATCCGGCCCGTCCTGAGTCCTCAACGGCCCTCACGGGTCATGTTGACACTGAGCTGGTGTGTCTGCCAGGCCAGATCTGGGAAGATCCTCAGCCAATCAATGTCCATGGCCTCACCAATATTAAGAAAATGACGGATGCAGATTTGGCTTGTCCTGAGTCGCCTCCGTCTGTTCAAGACCCCTCTAAAATTGATGGGACTGATG aaaaaccCGAGAAGAGAAGGAAAAGGAAAAGAGTctctgctttctttaagagagTATGGAAGGCTGCAACGCGCCCTTTCCTGTGCTGTGACACAGATATAGTCCAGCATCTTACACCAGAGCCAGAGCCAGAGTCAAAGCCCGAGCCTGAGCCAGAGTCAGAGCCCAAGCCCGAGCCCGAGCCCGAGCCCGAGCCTAAGTCAGCGCCAGAGTATGAGCCCAAGCTCAGGCCAGAGTCCGAGCCAGAGCTGGAGTATGAAGCAGACGTTGAGGCAGTGCCTGTTGAAATTATGCCTGAAATTGCTGAACCCACTGACCCTGAGTCAGTATGTCTGCCAGGCCCGGCTCCTGAGGAGCCTAAAGAGGCTTCTGGGCCCCCTCGTA gattTGATCTGTCTCATTTTGAAGTAGAAAACTTGATTGGACAAGGAGCTTTTGGCCAGGTGTTTGTGGCATCTCACAAACTTCGTAAAAGTGAAAAG GTTGCCCTGAAGTTTATCAACAAGCGTAAACAGGCCCACTATCTCAAGACT GATGGTCATTCCACACCTGTGCTTGCGGAAGTGGCAATGATGCTTAAGTTGATGAATGCTCCACAATGTCCAAACATCATCGAACTATACGACTGGGTTGAGAATGAAAAGAACTTCATTCTCAGTCTGGAGTACGCAGAGTCATGCCAGACCTTGTATGAGTACATCACAGATATATTTGAGATTGAAGAAAACCGAGCACGCCGGTTAATGCATCAGTTCATCCAAGCTGTAATGTTCTGCGCTGAGCGTGGAGTTTTCCATGGCGATATACACACAGAGAACATCCTGGTGACTAAACCCCGATCAGAGCTCAAATTGATCGACTTTGGTTGTGCTCAGCCAATTACCCACAAGCCTTTCAATAGCAATCAATATCGAG GAGTTGGATTTTACACGCCACCTGAGGTTTTTAGGCGTCGCACATTCCATGCTTACCCGGCATACGTCTGGACGATAGGCCTCGTGCTGTATGAAATAATGCATGGACGAATGGCTTTTTATGACAGACAATCAATAATGTTTGGCTCCATTAGGATGGAATCCAGGTTATCTACAG CATGCCAGGACCTGATTTCCCAGTGTTTAGTCCGTGATCCAGTTAAACGGCTAAAGTTACATCAGGTAGAAAAGCACCAATGGTTCAATCCAACGACCCCAGATCCTATGGAGCTGCTAGACAAGAGGAG aaaaaacTAA